The following coding sequences are from one Drosophila gunungcola strain Sukarami chromosome 3L unlocalized genomic scaffold, Dgunungcola_SK_2 000014F, whole genome shotgun sequence window:
- the LOC128260115 gene encoding serine/threonine-protein kinase BRSK1 isoform X5: MQKENNVTAENCQFVGPYRLEKTLGKGQTGLVKLGVHCVIGKKVAIKIINREKLSESVLMKVEREIAIMKLIDHPHVLGLSDVYENKKYLYLILEHVSGGELFDYLVKKGRLTPKEARKFFRQIISALDFCHSHSICHRDLKPENLLLDEKNNIKIADFGMASLQPAGSMLETSCGSPHYACPEVIRGEKYDGRKADVWSCGVILYALLVGALPFDDDNLRQLLEKVKRGVFHIPHFVPPDCQSLLRGMIEVNPDRRLTLAEINRHPWVTAGGKGELELELPMMEVVQTHVIPTATAVDPDVLNAICSLGCFKEKEKLIQELLSASHNTEKVIYFLLLERKRRRPALEDDDEIAQKSRSELDAVDPPRKRLDTCRINGTNAPSYGQISEGSPLTPRRQAFNFRSYSSTRNHQRRSPTTVSSSVRSSSYHSPTRCNSPMSSAQQQANAISRPSSPAAGTRHSTYGDRDRSGHHSSVSRTPSHSSQKSIEGDVVVVREPRIERRDSLRQERGGGSPRERGDCGIPPGSPGGNSSGSTSASPSVHHRANSGPTIAISMFHDPESNSVVNPNGSPMMNNSSPGMPGSPCNTPGGQLWKTRLTNIKNSFLGSPRFHRRKMQVSADEVHLTPESSPELTKRSWFGNLITTEKDETFTILVKGKPIATVKAHLIHAFLSMAELSHSVVSPTSFRVEYKRNGNGPVMFQRHVKFQVDISAICKQGDIADMLFALTFTLLSGNIRRFRRICEHIQSQVCSKRFPGPSSPPTVTSVTQAVSESSSCGSVSSERLSYKRQVVKRYGERLHILVQVGQRTSSLDHKQQ, translated from the exons ATGCAGAAGGAGAACAATGTCACGGCGGAGAATTGCCAATTTGTGGGGCCCTATCGCCTGGAGAAAACCCTCGGCAAGGGTCAAACGG GTCTCGTCAAGTTGGGCGTGCATTGTGTGATTGGCAAGAAAGTTGCGATTAAAATAATCAATCGCGAGAAACTCAGCGAATCGGTGCTAATGAAG GTTGAACGTGAAATCGCCATAATGAAACTAATCGATCATCCGCACGTCCTTGGCCTGAGCGATGTGTACGAGAATAAGaagtatttgtatttgataTTGGAGCATGTATCCGGCGGCGAGCTCTTCGACTACCTGGTGAAGAAGGGTCGGCTGACGCCCAAGGAGGCGCGCAAGTTCTTCAGGCAAATCATCTCCGCCCTGGACTTCTGCCACTCGCATTCGATTTG CCATCGCGACTTGAAGCCGGAGAACCTGCTGCTGGACGAGAAGAATAACATTAAGATTGCGGACTTCGGCATGGCTTCACTGCAGCCGGCTGGCAGCATGCTGGAGACCTCGTGCGGCAGCCCCCACTACGCGTGTCCGGAGGTCATACGG GGCGAGAAGTACGATGGCCGCAAGGCGGATGTCTGGTCCTGTGGGGTCATCCTGTACGCCCTGCTGGTGGGTGCGTTGCCCTTCGACGACGACAACTTGCGCCAGCTGCTGGAGAAAGTCAAGCGCGGCGTCTTTCACATACCGCACTTCGTGCCGCCGGACTGCCAGAGTCTGCTGCGCGGCATGATTGAGGTGAATCCGGACCGGCGGCTCACG CTGGCTGAAATCAACCGACATCCGTGGGTCACAGCTGGCGGCAAAGgcgagctggagctggagctgccGATGATGGAGGTGGTGCAGACACATGTGATTCCCACAGCCACCGCGGTGGATCCGGATGTGTTGAACGCCATTTGCTCGCTGGGCTGTTtcaaggagaaggagaagctCATCCAGGAGTTGCTCAGTGCGAG TCACAATACGGAGAAGGTCATATATTTCCTGTTGCTGGAGCGGAAGCGAAGACGACCTGCGCTGGAGGATGACGATGAGATTGCCCAGAAATCCCGCAGTGAACTGGATGCAGTGGATCCGCCACGTAAACGCCTCGACACCTGTCGCATTAACGGCACCAATGCACCCAGCTACGGACAGATATCGGAGGGTTCACCGCTCACGCCAAGACGACAGGCCTTTAA CTTCCGCTCGTACAGCAGCACACGGAACCACCAAAGGCGCTCGCCCACAACAGTTTCCTCGTCGGTGCGGAGCTCCTCATATCACAGTCCCACGCGTTGCAACTCCCCGATGAGTTCGGCGCAGCAGCAGGCGAATGCCATATCCCGGCCATCATCACCGGCGGCGGGAACCCGCCACTCCACATATGGCGACCGTGATCGTTCCGGCCACCACTCATCCGTGAGCCGGACACCGTCGCACAGTTCGCAGAAGAGCATCGAGGGCgatgtggtggtggtgcgggAGCCACGCATCGAACGACGGGACTCGCTGCGCCAGGAGCGTGGTGGCGGATCGCCGAGGGAGCGAGGCGATTGCGGCATTCCGCCGGGCAGTCCGGGCGGCAACTCGAGCGGATCCACTTCCGCCTCGCCGTCGGTGCACCACCGTGCCAACTCAGGTCCGACCATTGCCATTAGTATGTTCCACGATCCAGAGTCGAATAGTG TTGTGAACCCCAATGGCTCGCCGATGATGAACAACAGCAGTCCGGGAATGCCGGGCTCACCGTGCAATACACCTGGTGGCCAGTTGTGGAAGACGCGACTGACCAACATCAAAAACAGTTTCTTGGGAAGTCCGCGCTTCCATCGCAGAAAAATGCAAG TTTCTGCCGATGAGGTGCACTTGACGCCCGAATCCTCGCCAGAGCTCACGAAGCGCTCCTGGTTTGGTAATCTCATAACAACCGAGAAGGATGAAACCTTCACTATTTTGGTCAAGGGCAAGCCCATTGCCACGGTCAAGGCGCATTTGATACACGCATTTTTATCC ATGGCTGAACTATCTCATAGTGTGGTTTCGCCCACCTCGTTTCGGGTGGAGTACAAGCGGAATGGCAACGGACCCGTCATGTTCCAGCGCCATGTCAAGTTTCAG GTTGACATCAGTGCCATTTGCAAACAAGGTGACATAGCAGATATGTTGTTTGCACTAACATTTACGCTGCTATCAG GTAACATTCGGCGTTTTCGACGCATTTGCGAGCACATTCAGTCCCAGGTGTGCTCCAAGCGGTTTCCAGGACCCAGTAGCCCGCCCACGGTGACCAGTGTGACCCAGGCCGTTTCGGAGAGCTCCTCCTGCGGATCGGTGTCCAGTGAGAGATTATCGTACAAGCGACAGGTGGTAA AACGATATGGAGAACGACTCCATATTCTCGTACAAGTCGGGCAACGGACGTCGAGCCTCGACCACAAACAACAATAA